In Flavobacterium gelatinilyticum, a genomic segment contains:
- a CDS encoding PfkB family carbohydrate kinase, with translation MNKLLIVGTVAFDAIETPFGKTDKILGGAATYIGLSASFFNLQSAIVSVVGDDFPQEHLDLLTSKNIDISGIEIVKGGKTFFWSGLYHNDLNSRDTLVTELNVLADFQPKVPQNYKDADVVMLGNLHPLVQSSVLDQLEKKPKLVVLDTMNFWMDCALPELLDVIKRVDVITINDEEARQLSGEYSLVKAAAKIQDMGPKYVVIKKGEHGALLFHNREVFFAPALPLEEVFDPTGAGDTFAGGFSGFIAQSENISFGNMKNAIIYGSNLASFCVEKFGTERMETLSKAEVAIRLQQFKSLTQFDIEI, from the coding sequence ATGAATAAACTATTGATTGTTGGAACAGTTGCTTTCGACGCGATTGAAACTCCTTTCGGAAAAACAGATAAAATTTTAGGTGGTGCTGCAACCTACATCGGATTATCAGCGTCATTTTTTAACTTGCAATCGGCCATTGTTTCTGTAGTTGGCGACGATTTTCCTCAAGAACATTTAGATTTATTGACTTCAAAAAATATCGATATCTCCGGTATCGAAATTGTAAAAGGAGGAAAAACCTTTTTCTGGAGCGGTTTGTACCACAACGATTTAAATTCAAGAGATACTTTAGTTACTGAATTGAACGTTTTAGCTGATTTTCAGCCAAAAGTTCCTCAAAACTACAAAGATGCTGACGTTGTAATGTTAGGAAACTTACACCCATTAGTACAAAGCAGTGTTTTAGATCAATTAGAAAAAAAACCAAAATTAGTTGTTTTAGACACAATGAACTTTTGGATGGACTGCGCTCTTCCGGAATTATTAGACGTTATTAAACGTGTAGATGTTATTACAATCAATGACGAAGAAGCAAGACAGCTTTCCGGTGAATATTCATTAGTAAAAGCGGCTGCGAAAATCCAGGATATGGGACCAAAATATGTGGTGATCAAAAAAGGAGAACACGGAGCACTTTTATTCCACAACAGAGAGGTATTCTTTGCACCAGCTTTACCACTAGAAGAGGTTTTCGATCCTACAGGAGCCGGAGACACTTTTGCAGGCGGTTTTTCAGGATTTATTGCACAAAGCGAAAACATTTCATTTGGCAACATGAAAAACGCAATTATTTACGGTTCAAATTTAGCCTCGTTCTGCGTAGAAAAATTTGGAACCGAAAGGATGGAAACATTAAGCAAAGCCGAAGTAGCGATTCGATTACAGCAATTTAAGTCGTTAACTCAGTTTGACATAGAAATATAA
- a CDS encoding amidophosphoribosyltransferase has product MSDALKHECGIALVRLLKPLEYYKEKYGTAFYGIQKMYLMMEKQHNRGQDGAGFASIKFDVDPGQRYISRVRSNHSQPIQDVFKQINERISEELKANPELGDDIKELKANIPYIGELFLGHVRYGTFGKNSIESVHPFLRQSNWMHRNLILAGNFNMTNVKELFQNLVELGQHPKEMADTVTVMEKIGHFLDKEVMQLYQDCKAEGYSKKDASPVIAERLDIAKILARSAKNLDGGYAMAGLLGHGDAFVFRDPAGIRPAYFYQDDEVVVVASERPVIQTVFNVPFDSVQEIDPGNALIIKKNGTVTMNQILEPTVKKACSFERIYFSRGSDAEIYQERKDLGKLILPAVLKAIDSDTDNTVFSYIPNTAETSFYGLVEAAQDFLNQRKNNYILENRNTLTAETLQELLSVKIRTEKVAIKDAKLRTFITEDSSRDDLVAHVYDVTYGVIKPEDNLVIIDDSIVRGTTLKMSIIKMMDRLNPKRIVIVSSAPQIRYPDCYGIDMAKLEGLVAFRAALTLLKERNLYHIVDEVYAKCKAQENFADKDVVNYVTEIYNQFTQEEISDKIAEMLSSPEINAEVKIIFQTVEDLHKACPKNLGDWYFTGDYPTPGGNRVVNRAFMNFYEGKDARAY; this is encoded by the coding sequence ATGAGCGACGCTTTAAAACACGAATGTGGTATAGCCTTAGTCAGACTTCTTAAACCGCTTGAATATTATAAAGAAAAATACGGAACTGCTTTCTACGGAATCCAGAAGATGTATTTAATGATGGAAAAACAACACAACCGCGGACAAGACGGAGCGGGATTTGCCAGCATTAAATTTGATGTTGATCCGGGACAGCGATATATCAGCAGAGTGCGTTCTAACCACTCGCAGCCTATTCAGGACGTTTTTAAACAAATTAATGAGCGCATCAGTGAAGAATTAAAAGCCAATCCGGAACTAGGAGATGATATTAAGGAGCTAAAAGCAAATATTCCATACATTGGAGAATTGTTTTTAGGCCACGTTCGTTACGGAACTTTTGGAAAAAACAGCATCGAAAGCGTTCACCCCTTTTTACGTCAGAGCAACTGGATGCATCGTAATTTAATTTTGGCAGGAAACTTTAATATGACAAATGTTAAAGAACTTTTCCAAAATCTGGTTGAACTTGGACAGCATCCTAAAGAAATGGCTGACACCGTTACGGTAATGGAAAAAATTGGTCACTTCTTAGACAAAGAAGTTATGCAATTGTATCAAGACTGTAAAGCCGAAGGTTATTCTAAAAAAGATGCTTCTCCGGTAATTGCAGAACGTCTGGATATTGCCAAAATATTAGCCCGTTCAGCTAAAAACTTAGACGGAGGTTACGCTATGGCCGGTTTATTAGGTCATGGAGACGCTTTTGTTTTTAGAGATCCTGCAGGAATTCGTCCAGCTTACTTTTATCAGGATGATGAAGTTGTTGTTGTAGCTTCAGAAAGACCGGTTATTCAGACTGTATTTAACGTCCCTTTTGACAGTGTTCAGGAAATCGATCCGGGGAATGCCTTGATTATCAAAAAAAACGGAACCGTTACCATGAATCAAATCCTGGAACCAACCGTAAAAAAAGCGTGTTCATTCGAAAGAATTTATTTCTCAAGAGGAAGTGATGCCGAAATCTATCAGGAGCGTAAAGATTTAGGTAAATTGATTTTACCGGCAGTTCTTAAGGCAATTGACAGCGATACAGACAACACTGTTTTCTCTTATATACCAAATACAGCCGAAACTTCATTTTACGGTTTAGTAGAAGCTGCACAGGATTTCTTAAACCAAAGAAAGAACAATTACATTCTTGAAAACAGAAACACACTTACTGCAGAAACCCTTCAGGAACTTTTATCTGTAAAAATACGCACAGAGAAAGTAGCAATTAAAGATGCTAAACTTAGAACTTTTATCACCGAAGACAGCAGTCGAGACGACTTGGTTGCACACGTTTATGACGTTACATACGGCGTTATTAAGCCAGAAGACAACTTAGTTATAATTGACGACAGTATTGTGCGCGGTACGACGCTAAAAATGAGCATTATTAAGATGATGGATCGTTTAAATCCAAAACGTATTGTTATCGTTTCATCTGCTCCTCAAATTCGTTATCCGGATTGTTACGGAATCGATATGGCAAAACTAGAAGGACTTGTTGCTTTTAGAGCAGCTTTAACTTTATTAAAAGAGAGAAACTTATATCATATTGTCGATGAAGTATATGCAAAATGTAAAGCACAAGAAAACTTCGCCGATAAAGACGTTGTAAACTATGTAACTGAAATTTACAATCAGTTTACACAAGAAGAAATATCAGATAAAATCGCGGAAATGTTAAGTTCTCCGGAAATTAACGCCGAAGTAAAAATTATTTTCCAAACCGTGGAAGATCTTCATAAAGCCTGTCCTAAAAATTTAGGCGACTGGTATTTTACAGGTGACTACCCAACCCCGGGCGGAAATCGTGTTGTGAACCGTGCCTTTATGAATTTTTACGAAGGAAAAGACGCGCGAGCTTATTAA
- a CDS encoding superoxide dismutase, translating into MAFELPQLPYAYDALEPHIDARTMEIHHTKHHNAYTTNLNAAIAGTDLEGKTIENILINLDKSNAAVRNNGGGFYNHNLFWTVMSPNGGGLPTGDLLAAIESSFGSFEEFKAKFAKAGATQFGSGWAWLVVQKGGKLEVVGTPNQDNPLMPEVAGNGGTPILGMDVWEHAYYLNYQNRRPDYIEAFFSVINWTEVARRFALDK; encoded by the coding sequence ATGGCTTTTGAATTACCACAATTACCTTATGCATACGATGCATTAGAACCACATATTGATGCGCGTACAATGGAAATCCATCATACAAAGCACCACAATGCTTATACTACTAATCTAAATGCAGCAATTGCAGGAACAGATTTAGAAGGAAAAACGATTGAAAACATCTTAATTAATTTAGATAAATCAAACGCAGCAGTTCGTAACAATGGCGGTGGTTTCTACAACCACAATTTATTCTGGACTGTAATGTCTCCAAACGGAGGAGGATTGCCAACAGGCGATTTATTAGCTGCTATTGAGTCTTCTTTTGGATCATTTGAAGAGTTTAAAGCAAAATTTGCTAAAGCTGGAGCAACTCAATTCGGTTCAGGATGGGCTTGGTTAGTTGTTCAAAAAGGCGGTAAATTAGAAGTTGTAGGAACTCCAAATCAGGATAATCCATTAATGCCGGAAGTTGCTGGTAATGGTGGAACGCCAATCTTAGGAATGGACGTTTGGGAACACGCTTACTATTTAAACTACCAAAACAGAAGACCAGACTATATTGAAGCTTTCTTCAGTGTAATTAACTGGACAGAAGTTGCAAGAAGATTTGCTTTAGATAAATAA
- the pth gene encoding aminoacyl-tRNA hydrolase, whose translation MIKWITKLFSSTQNEENIDNIKPEVHEHPKNNIKSVSKKYLIVGLGNIGAEYVNTRHNIGFKVLDFLAKKEGISFETVKLGSMAEYKFKGRTFFLLKPNTYMNLSGKAVKYWMDKENIPLENIFVITDDLNLSFGTIRIKPKGSDGGHNGLKNINLVLNTQNYTRYRFGISDQFKKGQQIDYVLGEWNAEEEAKLPERLETSAEIIKTFGTAGLENTMTTFNGK comes from the coding sequence ATGATAAAATGGATAACAAAACTGTTTTCATCAACACAAAACGAAGAGAACATAGACAATATAAAACCGGAGGTTCACGAACACCCCAAAAACAACATAAAAAGCGTGAGTAAAAAATATTTAATCGTAGGATTAGGAAATATAGGTGCAGAATACGTTAATACCAGACATAACATTGGGTTTAAGGTTCTTGATTTTTTAGCTAAAAAAGAAGGGATTTCGTTTGAAACGGTGAAATTAGGTTCAATGGCAGAATATAAATTTAAGGGAAGAACTTTTTTTCTTCTAAAGCCAAATACCTATATGAATTTAAGCGGAAAGGCTGTAAAATACTGGATGGACAAAGAAAATATACCTTTAGAAAATATTTTTGTAATTACAGACGATTTAAATCTTTCTTTCGGAACTATAAGAATTAAGCCGAAAGGAAGCGACGGTGGTCACAACGGACTTAAAAATATTAATCTGGTGCTGAATACACAAAACTATACCCGTTATAGATTTGGTATCAGCGATCAATTTAAAAAAGGCCAGCAGATCGATTATGTTTTAGGAGAGTGGAATGCCGAAGAAGAGGCAAAACTGCCGGAACGTTTAGAAACTTCAGCCGAAATAATAAAAACTTTTGGAACTGCCGGATTAGAAAATACTATGACAACTTTCAACGGAAAATAA
- a CDS encoding 50S ribosomal protein L25/general stress protein Ctc, translated as MKSITIKGSERESVGKVSTKALRNAGQVPCVLYGGNQAVHFSADVTAFKNLVYTPNAHTVVIELGKGKSFNAILQDIQVHPVSDKILHIDFFQLFDDKEITMEVPVKIVGTSKGVLAGGVLRLNQRKLKVKALPSNLPDFVEADITPLEMGNKLYVTKVGKPEYKIMHPDNTVVCQVRISRAAMKAAQEAAKAAKAPAKGKKK; from the coding sequence AGCCTTACGTAATGCTGGACAGGTACCTTGCGTTTTATACGGAGGAAACCAGGCAGTACACTTCTCAGCAGACGTTACTGCATTCAAAAACTTGGTTTACACTCCAAACGCTCACACAGTTGTGATCGAACTTGGAAAAGGAAAATCATTCAATGCAATTTTACAGGACATCCAGGTTCACCCAGTATCTGACAAAATTTTACACATTGACTTCTTCCAATTATTTGATGATAAAGAAATCACAATGGAAGTTCCTGTGAAAATCGTTGGTACATCTAAAGGTGTTCTTGCCGGAGGTGTTTTACGTTTAAACCAACGTAAATTAAAAGTAAAAGCTTTACCATCAAATCTTCCTGATTTTGTTGAAGCTGACATCACTCCACTTGAAATGGGTAACAAATTATACGTTACTAAAGTTGGAAAACCAGAGTACAAAATTATGCACCCAGACAACACAGTTGTTTGTCAAGTGAGAATCTCTCGTGCTGCTATGAAAGCTGCTCAAGAGGCTGCAAAAGCTGCAAAAGCACCTGCAAAAGGAAAGAAAAAATAA